Proteins from a single region of Acidovorax sp. NCPPB 3576:
- a CDS encoding rod shape-determining protein gives MFGAFRRYFSTDLAIDLGTANTLIFARDKGIVLDEPSVVAIRHEGGPHGKKVIQAVGREAKAMLGKVPGNIEAIRPMKDGVIADFVITEQMIKQFIKMVHPRTLLTPSPRIIICVPCGSTQVERRAIKDAAEAAGATAVYLIEEPMAAGIGAGLPVSEASGSMVVDIGGGTTEVGVISLGGMVYKGSVRVGGDKFDEAIISYIRRNYGMLIGEPTAEAIKKNIGSAFPGSEVREMEVKGRNLSEGVPRSFTISSNEVLEALTDPLNQIVSAVKNALEQTPPELGADIAERGMMLTGGGALLRDLDRLLAEETGLPVLVAEDPLTCVVRGCGIALERMDRQGSIFTSE, from the coding sequence ATGTTCGGAGCTTTCCGTCGGTACTTCTCCACCGACCTTGCGATTGACCTTGGCACCGCCAACACCCTGATTTTTGCCCGCGACAAGGGCATCGTGCTCGATGAACCCTCGGTCGTCGCCATCCGCCACGAAGGCGGCCCCCACGGAAAGAAAGTCATCCAGGCCGTCGGCCGCGAAGCCAAGGCCATGCTGGGCAAGGTGCCCGGCAACATCGAAGCCATCCGCCCGATGAAGGACGGGGTGATCGCGGATTTCGTGATCACCGAGCAGATGATCAAGCAGTTCATCAAGATGGTGCACCCCCGCACCCTGCTCACCCCCAGCCCCCGCATCATCATCTGCGTGCCCTGCGGCTCCACCCAGGTGGAGCGCCGCGCCATCAAGGACGCGGCCGAGGCCGCCGGCGCCACGGCGGTGTACCTGATCGAAGAGCCCATGGCCGCCGGCATCGGTGCCGGGCTGCCCGTCTCCGAAGCCTCCGGCTCCATGGTGGTCGACATCGGCGGCGGCACCACCGAGGTGGGCGTGATCTCGCTGGGCGGCATGGTCTACAAGGGCAGCGTCCGCGTGGGTGGCGACAAGTTCGACGAAGCCATCATCAGCTACATCCGCCGCAACTACGGCATGCTGATCGGCGAGCCCACGGCGGAAGCCATCAAGAAGAACATCGGCTCGGCCTTTCCCGGCTCCGAAGTGCGCGAGATGGAAGTCAAGGGCCGCAATCTCAGCGAAGGCGTTCCGCGCAGCTTCACCATCTCCAGCAACGAAGTGCTGGAGGCACTCACCGACCCCCTCAACCAGATCGTTTCCGCCGTCAAGAACGCGCTGGAGCAAACGCCTCCCGAACTGGGTGCCGACATCGCCGAGCGCGGCATGATGCTCACCGGCGGCGGCGCCCTGCTGCGTGACCTGGACCGCCTGCTGGCCGAAGAAACCGGCCTACCGGTGCTGGTGGCCGAAGACCCCCTGACCTGCGTGGTGCGCGGGTGCGGCATTGCGCTGGAGCGCATGGACCGCCAGGGCAGCATCTTCACGAGCGAGTGA
- the gatC gene encoding Asp-tRNA(Asn)/Glu-tRNA(Gln) amidotransferase subunit GatC, protein MALTPQDIGRIANLARLDLSSDDSERMLTQINGFFGIVEKMRAVDTTGIAPLAHPVAAVQAVALRLREDIASEPDQREANQRSAPAVENGLFLVPKVIE, encoded by the coding sequence ATGGCACTGACACCCCAGGACATCGGTCGCATCGCCAATCTGGCGCGGCTCGATTTGAGTTCGGACGACAGTGAGCGCATGCTCACGCAGATCAACGGTTTCTTCGGCATCGTCGAGAAGATGCGGGCTGTGGATACTACCGGCATCGCACCCCTTGCGCACCCGGTCGCCGCCGTCCAGGCCGTGGCCCTGCGCCTGCGCGAGGACATCGCCAGCGAACCCGATCAACGCGAGGCCAACCAGCGCAGCGCGCCGGCCGTGGAAAACGGCCTGTTCCTCGTCCCCAAGGTCATCGAATAA
- the gatA gene encoding Asp-tRNA(Asn)/Glu-tRNA(Gln) amidotransferase subunit GatA, which yields MTTHSNTALHDLGVAALATELRERRVSAVEAAQHFLARAAAHQNLGAYVALNEEATLAQARAQDAAIAAGTAGPLAGVPIAHKDIFVTRDFPSTAGSKMLAGYQSPFDATVVGQLAHAGAVTLGKLNCDEFAMGSANENSAIAPVGFDAPAPVRNPWDASRVPGGSSGGSAVAVAARLAPAATGTDTGGSIRQPASFCGITGIKPTYGRASRYGMIAFASSLDQAGPMARSAEDCALLLSAICGPDLDRDSTSLDLPAQDFTRQLNDGIEGLRIGIPAEFFGEGLAPGVRAAVDAALKEYEKLGAQLVPISLPRTELSIPVYYVIAPAEASSNLSRFDGVKFGHRASDYTDLVDMYKKTRAEGFGDEVKRRIMIGTYVLSHGYYDAYYLQAQKIRRMIADDFQNAFQSCDLIAGPVAPTVAWKLGEHGNDPLADYLADIFTLPASLAGLPGMSVPAGFGEDGMPVGLQLIGNYFQEGRLLNAAHRLQQATDFHLRTPGGF from the coding sequence ATGACCACCCACTCCAACACCGCATTGCACGACCTGGGCGTGGCCGCCCTGGCCACCGAACTGCGCGAGCGCCGGGTCTCCGCCGTCGAGGCCGCCCAGCACTTCCTGGCCCGCGCCGCGGCCCACCAGAACCTGGGCGCCTACGTCGCCTTGAACGAAGAAGCCACCCTGGCGCAGGCCCGCGCGCAGGACGCGGCCATCGCGGCCGGCACGGCGGGCCCGCTGGCCGGCGTGCCCATCGCGCACAAGGACATCTTCGTCACGCGCGACTTTCCCAGCACGGCCGGCTCCAAGATGCTGGCCGGCTACCAGTCGCCCTTCGACGCCACCGTGGTCGGCCAACTGGCCCACGCCGGCGCCGTCACGCTGGGCAAGCTCAACTGCGACGAGTTCGCCATGGGCTCGGCCAACGAGAACTCCGCCATAGCCCCCGTGGGCTTCGATGCGCCCGCGCCGGTGCGCAATCCCTGGGACGCCAGCCGCGTACCGGGCGGCTCGTCGGGTGGCAGCGCCGTGGCCGTCGCCGCGCGCCTGGCGCCTGCCGCCACGGGCACCGACACGGGCGGCTCGATCCGCCAGCCCGCCTCGTTCTGCGGCATCACGGGCATCAAGCCGACCTATGGCCGCGCCTCGCGCTACGGGATGATCGCCTTCGCCTCCAGCCTGGACCAGGCCGGCCCCATGGCCCGCTCCGCCGAGGACTGCGCCCTGCTGCTGTCGGCCATCTGCGGCCCGGACCTGGACCGCGACTCCACCTCGCTCGATCTGCCGGCGCAGGACTTCACCCGCCAACTGAACGACGGCATCGAGGGCCTGCGCATCGGCATTCCGGCGGAGTTCTTCGGCGAAGGCCTGGCGCCCGGCGTGCGCGCCGCGGTGGACGCCGCGCTCAAGGAATACGAAAAGCTGGGCGCGCAACTGGTGCCCATCAGCCTGCCGCGAACCGAGCTGTCCATTCCCGTGTACTACGTGATCGCACCGGCCGAGGCCTCGTCCAACCTCTCGCGGTTCGACGGCGTGAAGTTCGGCCACCGCGCCAGCGACTACACCGATCTGGTGGACATGTACAAGAAGACGCGCGCCGAGGGCTTCGGCGACGAGGTCAAGCGCCGCATCATGATCGGCACCTACGTGCTGTCGCACGGCTACTACGACGCCTACTACCTGCAGGCGCAGAAGATCCGCCGCATGATCGCCGACGACTTCCAGAATGCCTTCCAGTCGTGCGACCTGATCGCCGGCCCGGTGGCGCCCACGGTGGCCTGGAAGCTCGGCGAACACGGCAACGACCCGCTGGCCGACTACCTGGCCGACATCTTCACGCTGCCCGCCTCGCTCGCCGGCCTGCCCGGCATGAGCGTGCCCGCCGGCTTCGGCGAGGACGGCATGCCCGTGGGGCTGCAGCTGATCGGCAACTACTTCCAGGAAGGCCGGCTGCTCAATGCGGCGCACCGCCTGCAGCAAGCCACCGATTTCCACCTCCGCACGCCGGGAGGATTCTGA
- the gatB gene encoding Asp-tRNA(Asn)/Glu-tRNA(Gln) amidotransferase subunit GatB — MTAKLIHGYEVVIGFETHTQLATKSKIFSRAPTAFGAAPNTQACAVDLALPGTLPVMNREAVACAIKLGLALGSTIAPESVFARKNYFYPDLPKGYQISQFEIPVVQGGEVSFFLGDEKKTVKLVRAHLEEDAGKSLHEDFIGQSGIDLNRAGTPLLEIVTEPDMRSSEEAVAYAKELHKIVTWIGICDGNMQEGSFRCDANVSVRKPGAPLGTRREIKNLNSFKFMQQAIDYEIRWQIEQIEDGHAIQQATVLFDPGTGETRAMRTKEDAADYRYFPDPDLPPLQISQQWVDEQRALMPELPRSMAARFVADYGLPEYDATTLTQSKAMAAYFETAAQASQQPKLVSNWIMGEVSRRVNAGEADIASAPVGAAQLAKLVSRIADGTISNNAARQVFDALWSDAAAGDVDAIIEAKGLKQMNDSGALEKIIDDVIAANPDNVAQFRAGKDKAFNALVGQAMKASKGKANPQQVNDLLRARLAAASS, encoded by the coding sequence ATGACTGCCAAATTGATCCACGGCTACGAGGTCGTCATCGGCTTCGAGACCCACACCCAGCTTGCGACGAAATCCAAGATTTTCAGCCGCGCCCCCACCGCCTTCGGTGCGGCGCCCAACACGCAGGCCTGCGCGGTGGACCTGGCCCTGCCGGGCACCCTGCCCGTGATGAACCGCGAGGCCGTGGCCTGCGCTATCAAATTAGGACTGGCTCTGGGCTCCACCATTGCGCCGGAGAGCGTTTTCGCCCGCAAGAACTACTTCTATCCGGATCTGCCCAAGGGCTACCAGATCAGCCAGTTCGAGATCCCCGTGGTGCAGGGCGGCGAGGTGTCGTTCTTCCTCGGTGACGAGAAGAAGACCGTGAAGCTCGTGCGCGCCCACCTGGAGGAAGACGCGGGCAAGTCGCTGCACGAAGACTTCATCGGCCAGAGCGGCATCGACCTGAACCGCGCCGGCACGCCGCTGCTGGAGATCGTGACCGAGCCCGACATGCGCTCGTCCGAAGAGGCCGTGGCCTACGCCAAGGAACTGCACAAGATCGTGACGTGGATCGGCATCTGCGACGGCAACATGCAGGAGGGCTCGTTCCGCTGCGACGCCAACGTCTCGGTGCGCAAGCCCGGAGCCCCGCTGGGCACGCGCCGCGAGATCAAGAACCTGAACAGCTTCAAGTTCATGCAGCAGGCGATCGACTACGAGATCCGCTGGCAGATCGAGCAGATCGAGGACGGCCACGCGATCCAGCAGGCCACGGTGCTGTTCGACCCCGGCACGGGCGAGACGCGCGCCATGCGCACCAAGGAAGACGCGGCCGACTACCGCTATTTCCCCGATCCGGACCTGCCACCGCTTCAGATTTCGCAGCAATGGGTGGACGAGCAGCGCGCGCTGATGCCCGAGCTGCCCCGCAGCATGGCCGCGCGGTTCGTGGCCGACTACGGCCTGCCGGAATACGACGCGACCACGCTCACCCAGTCGAAGGCGATGGCAGCCTATTTCGAAACGGCCGCTCAGGCCAGCCAGCAACCCAAGCTGGTCAGCAACTGGATCATGGGCGAGGTGTCGCGGCGGGTGAATGCCGGCGAGGCCGACATCGCCTCGGCCCCCGTGGGCGCCGCCCAACTGGCGAAACTGGTCTCCCGCATCGCCGATGGCACGATCTCCAACAATGCCGCCCGGCAGGTGTTCGACGCGCTGTGGAGCGATGCGGCTGCGGGCGATGTGGACGCGATCATCGAGGCCAAGGGCCTCAAGCAGATGAACGACAGCGGCGCGCTGGAAAAGATCATCGACGACGTGATCGCCGCCAACCCCGACAACGTGGCCCAGTTCCGCGCCGGCAAGGACAAGGCCTTCAACGCCCTGGTGGGCCAGGCCATGAAGGCCAGCAAGGGCAAGGCCAATCCGCAGCAGGTGAACGATCTGCTGCGCGCCCGGCTCGCAGCGGCGTCTTCCTGA
- a CDS encoding DUF4124 domain-containing protein, whose amino-acid sequence MIKTAWSLGGLAIVLSGLAGAPAWAQPSGSSTAGIYTCVNAQGRRLTADRPIAECVDREQRVLGPSGTERQRLGPTLTDQERAALEAQRRKEADERARAADERRRERVLVARYPDQASHDAERAAAIQQVNEVTAVAEKRVADLQRQRKALDAEMEFYRRDPSKAPMLLRRQIAEQEDALAEQQRFIAGQEQEKRRVHQRFDAELVQLKSLWAGQRPAMPSQ is encoded by the coding sequence TTGATCAAGACGGCCTGGAGCCTCGGCGGGTTGGCGATCGTCCTTTCGGGTCTGGCGGGCGCGCCGGCCTGGGCGCAGCCGAGTGGTTCTTCGACCGCCGGCATCTATACCTGCGTGAATGCCCAGGGCCGTCGCCTGACGGCGGACCGCCCCATTGCCGAGTGCGTGGACCGCGAGCAGCGGGTGCTGGGCCCTTCGGGCACCGAGCGCCAGCGCCTGGGGCCCACACTCACCGACCAGGAGCGTGCAGCCCTGGAGGCCCAGCGCCGCAAGGAGGCCGACGAGCGCGCCCGAGCCGCCGACGAGCGCCGCCGCGAGCGTGTGCTGGTGGCCCGCTACCCGGACCAGGCCTCGCACGATGCCGAACGCGCCGCGGCCATCCAGCAGGTCAACGAAGTCACGGCTGTTGCCGAAAAGCGCGTGGCCGACCTGCAGCGCCAGCGCAAGGCGCTCGATGCCGAAATGGAGTTCTACCGCCGCGATCCGAGCAAAGCGCCCATGCTCCTGCGCCGCCAGATCGCCGAGCAGGAGGACGCCCTGGCAGAGCAACAGCGATTCATCGCCGGCCAGGAGCAGGAAAAGCGCCGCGTGCACCAGCGGTTCGACGCCGAACTGGTGCAGCTCAAGAGCCTTTGGGCGGGGCAGCGCCCCGCCATGCCTTCACAGTAA
- the pyrE gene encoding orotate phosphoribosyltransferase, with the protein MVTDKAQSVEQDRLAQDFVQFAVEAGVLRFGEFKTKAGRLSPYFFNAGLFDDGAKMGRLAEFYAKALLASGIEFDMVFGPAYKGIPLAATVAVELARHGRNVPFAYNRKEAKDHGEGGTLVGAPLQGRVLIVDDVMSAGTAARESIALIRAAGAEPHAMAIALDRQEKATENGQDVEHSAVQYVRDHLGMHVCTIAKLADLLQYLAQSGEPGVHTHHEHVLAYRQRYGVQGG; encoded by the coding sequence ATGGTGACAGACAAAGCGCAATCGGTGGAACAGGACCGCCTGGCGCAGGACTTCGTGCAATTCGCCGTGGAAGCGGGGGTGCTGCGCTTCGGCGAATTCAAGACCAAGGCAGGCCGCTTGAGCCCGTATTTCTTCAACGCCGGGTTGTTCGACGACGGCGCCAAGATGGGCAGGCTGGCCGAATTCTATGCAAAAGCCCTGCTGGCCAGCGGCATCGAGTTCGACATGGTGTTCGGCCCGGCGTACAAGGGCATTCCGCTGGCGGCCACGGTGGCCGTCGAGTTGGCGCGGCACGGGCGCAACGTGCCCTTTGCCTATAACCGCAAGGAAGCCAAGGACCACGGCGAAGGCGGCACGCTGGTGGGTGCCCCGCTGCAGGGCCGCGTGCTGATCGTGGACGACGTGATGTCCGCCGGCACCGCAGCGCGCGAGTCGATCGCGCTGATCCGCGCCGCGGGCGCAGAGCCCCATGCCATGGCCATCGCCCTCGACCGGCAGGAGAAAGCCACCGAGAACGGCCAGGACGTGGAGCACAGCGCCGTGCAGTACGTGCGCGACCATCTGGGCATGCATGTATGCACCATCGCCAAGCTGGCAGATTTATTGCAGTATTTGGCGCAGAGTGGGGAGCCGGGCGTGCACACCCACCATGAACACGTGCTGGCATACCGCCAGCGCTACGGAGTGCAAGGGGGGTAG
- a CDS encoding exodeoxyribonuclease III has product MDSPLFKLTSLNLNGIRSAASKGVEAWIAATRPDCICVQEIKAQSADMLGRFEHLAGLKGHFHFAAKKGYSGVGIYSRHEPSDVRIGYGSEEFDAEGRYVEARFDTPARKLSIISAYFPSGSSGEERQRAKFRFLAEFHPHLMRTKGEREFILCGDINIAHQAIDLKNWRSNQKNSGFLPEEREWMTKLLHITDEGGGLIDVYRQLQPDATDTAYTWWSNRGQAYANNVGWRLDYHLATPAIAALARAEHIYKTEKFSDHAPITVDYDFQL; this is encoded by the coding sequence ATGGATTCACCCCTTTTCAAGTTAACGAGCCTCAACCTCAACGGCATCCGCTCCGCCGCATCCAAGGGGGTGGAGGCATGGATCGCCGCAACGCGGCCGGATTGTATTTGCGTGCAGGAAATCAAGGCGCAGTCGGCCGACATGCTGGGCCGCTTCGAGCACCTGGCGGGCCTGAAAGGGCACTTTCACTTCGCGGCCAAGAAGGGCTATTCGGGCGTGGGCATCTACTCGCGCCACGAGCCGAGCGATGTGCGCATCGGCTACGGGTCAGAGGAGTTCGATGCCGAGGGCCGCTATGTGGAAGCCCGCTTCGACACGCCCGCGCGCAAGCTGTCGATCATCAGCGCCTATTTTCCGAGCGGCTCGTCGGGCGAAGAGCGCCAGCGGGCCAAGTTCCGGTTCCTGGCCGAATTCCACCCCCACCTCATGCGCACCAAGGGCGAACGAGAGTTCATCCTCTGTGGCGACATCAACATCGCCCATCAGGCCATCGATCTGAAAAACTGGCGCAGCAACCAGAAGAACAGCGGTTTTCTTCCCGAGGAGCGCGAGTGGATGACAAAGTTGTTGCACATAACTGATGAAGGCGGCGGACTGATAGACGTTTACCGTCAGTTACAACCTGACGCCACGGACACCGCCTACACGTGGTGGAGCAACCGGGGACAGGCCTATGCGAACAACGTGGGATGGCGGCTGGACTATCACTTGGCCACACCCGCCATCGCGGCCCTGGCCCGCGCTGAACACATCTACAAGACCGAGAAGTTTTCAGACCACGCCCCCATCACGGTGGACTACGACTTTCAACTTTGA
- a CDS encoding cyclophilin-like fold protein has translation MTAGARSHGTPFVKADPDLGRARDLSRGRSKDALALTGGNRMTAIRITIEGDTVATGRLDHNDSASDFAALLPLDLLLTDYASTEKIADLPSRLSITGAPQAYTPSAGDISFYSPWGNLAIFYEDGRLSSGLVRLGRLDSGIDAMRRIGPLAVRVDLAEQ, from the coding sequence GTGACGGCCGGTGCACGCTCGCACGGCACCCCGTTCGTCAAGGCCGATCCGGACTTGGGCCGGGCGAGGGATCTTTCACGCGGCCGGTCGAAGGATGCGCTGGCTTTGACAGGGGGAAATCGTATGACTGCTATCCGGATCACCATCGAAGGCGACACCGTGGCAACGGGAAGGCTCGACCACAACGACAGCGCCAGCGACTTCGCCGCGTTGCTCCCCCTCGACCTTCTTTTGACGGACTACGCATCAACGGAAAAGATCGCAGACTTGCCAAGCCGGCTGTCGATCACCGGCGCACCGCAGGCGTACACGCCTTCTGCCGGTGACATCAGTTTTTATTCGCCTTGGGGCAATCTCGCGATTTTCTACGAGGATGGAAGGCTTTCGAGCGGTCTCGTCCGCTTGGGGCGGCTTGATTCAGGAATCGATGCCATGCGTCGCATCGGTCCGTTGGCGGTGAGAGTGGATCTGGCCGAGCAATGA
- a CDS encoding cyclophilin-like fold protein, translating to MTQHLSPFAMAIQIRRSWCLRLAGLFIGAVVPGGSHAAEGALADMRAAAVADAGAAPMESKRSTMRITIGERRFAVTLADTEAARAFAAQLPLTLDMTDLNGNEKKFDLPNGLPSSPSRPGTIHNGDLMLYGTNTVVLFYLSFGSPYSYTRLGRVDDPNGLAQALGRGRVKVGFSRQ from the coding sequence ATGACCCAACACCTCAGTCCGTTTGCCATGGCGATCCAAATCCGCCGATCGTGGTGCCTGCGTCTTGCGGGCTTGTTCATCGGTGCGGTGGTGCCAGGGGGCAGCCACGCTGCCGAGGGCGCGCTGGCCGACATGCGCGCTGCCGCTGTCGCGGATGCCGGTGCAGCACCCATGGAATCGAAGAGGTCCACCATGCGGATAACCATTGGCGAACGCCGCTTTGCCGTTACCTTGGCCGACACGGAGGCCGCCCGTGCATTCGCTGCGCAACTGCCGCTGACGCTCGATATGACCGATCTCAACGGCAACGAAAAGAAGTTCGACTTGCCAAACGGACTGCCCTCGAGTCCGAGCCGGCCGGGAACGATCCACAACGGCGACCTCATGTTGTACGGCACGAACACGGTGGTCCTCTTCTACCTGAGCTTCGGCTCGCCGTATTCGTACACCCGCCTTGGCCGGGTGGACGACCCGAATGGTTTGGCACAAGCGCTCGGCCGGGGCCGGGTCAAGGTCGGATTTTCAAGGCAGTGA
- a CDS encoding MFS transporter, which yields MALCVFALIASEFMPVSLLTPLASDLKVTEGMAGQGIAISGAFAVLMSLSIPAIAGRFDRKVLLLSLTALMCLSGAIVALAPNYPTYMAGRALIGVVVGGFWSMSAATAMQLVPPSKVPQALAILNGGNALATVVAAPLGSYLASLVGWRGAFFCLVPIAMTAFVWQWFSLPAMHPQARANGSGNVFELFKSRPVVFGMLAVGVFFMGQFALFTYLRPFLETVTRLDVSSLSLLLLTLGVTGFIGTTAIGRCLKIGFYGTLTIIPVLMAAIAVALVAVGASATATTVLLGIWGLVATAAPVGWWLWIARTLPQDAEAGGGLMVAVVQLSIALGSTVGGLLFDGIGYRGTFAFSAGLLLVGAFLVFLTARADRTKST from the coding sequence ATGGCGCTGTGCGTCTTCGCGCTGATCGCCTCGGAGTTCATGCCTGTCAGCTTGCTCACGCCGCTGGCGTCAGACCTCAAGGTGACCGAAGGCATGGCCGGACAGGGCATCGCCATCTCCGGCGCCTTCGCCGTCCTCATGAGCCTGTCCATCCCGGCGATCGCGGGGAGGTTCGACCGCAAGGTGCTGCTGCTGTCGCTGACCGCATTGATGTGCCTCTCCGGGGCCATCGTCGCGCTCGCCCCCAACTATCCGACATACATGGCAGGCCGGGCGTTGATCGGCGTCGTCGTCGGTGGCTTCTGGTCGATGTCGGCGGCGACGGCCATGCAGCTCGTGCCGCCCTCCAAGGTCCCGCAGGCGCTCGCGATTCTCAACGGTGGCAACGCGCTGGCGACCGTCGTGGCGGCGCCGCTGGGCAGCTACCTGGCCTCGCTCGTCGGCTGGCGCGGCGCGTTCTTCTGTCTGGTGCCGATCGCGATGACCGCGTTCGTCTGGCAGTGGTTCAGTCTGCCAGCGATGCACCCGCAGGCCCGCGCAAACGGTTCGGGCAACGTCTTCGAACTCTTCAAGAGCCGGCCGGTCGTGTTTGGCATGCTGGCGGTGGGCGTCTTCTTCATGGGGCAGTTCGCGTTGTTCACGTACCTCCGGCCATTCCTGGAGACGGTGACACGTCTCGACGTGTCGTCTTTGTCGCTCTTGCTGCTGACGTTGGGTGTCACGGGCTTCATCGGCACCACGGCCATCGGCCGATGTCTGAAGATCGGGTTTTACGGCACGCTGACGATCATTCCGGTGCTGATGGCTGCAATCGCCGTGGCGCTCGTCGCCGTGGGCGCGTCGGCCACCGCCACGACGGTGTTGCTCGGCATCTGGGGCTTGGTGGCCACCGCCGCGCCGGTGGGATGGTGGCTTTGGATTGCACGAACGCTACCGCAGGACGCCGAGGCCGGCGGCGGGCTCATGGTGGCGGTGGTGCAGCTTTCCATCGCACTGGGCTCCACGGTGGGCGGCTTGCTGTTCGACGGCATCGGCTACCGGGGCACCTTTGCATTCAGCGCCGGCCTGTTGCTGGTCGGCGCGTTCCTGGTTTTCTTGACGGCGCGTGCAGACCGCACGAAATCAACATGA
- a CDS encoding alpha/beta hydrolase, which produces MKHSTDNPSAAIAEQAGNASDRRGFLKMAGTGVAAMGMLSAADAALAATAQQSTQRPGGADNFYASSEVTVQKVTFKNQYQMAVAGNLFVPKALDRDQRSPAIVVGHPMGAVKEQGANLYATKMAEQGFVTLSVDLAFWGGSGGQPRNAVSPDLYAETFSAAVDFLGGQAFVDKQRIGAIGICGSGSFVISAAKIDPRMKAIATVSMYDMGAANRDALNHSQSLEQRKQIIAAAAEQRQVEFNGGAVHYTGGTVLALAADTHPIQREFFDFYRTPRGEFTPKGASARTTTQPTLTSNVKFMNFYPFNDIEMISPRPLLFITGDQAHSREFSEDAYQRAAEPKELYIVPGAGHVDLYDRVTLIPFDKLASFFNKHLAAVGAR; this is translated from the coding sequence ATGAAACATTCCACGGACAACCCCTCCGCCGCCATTGCAGAGCAAGCCGGCAATGCATCCGATCGCCGCGGCTTTCTGAAGATGGCTGGCACCGGCGTGGCTGCGATGGGCATGCTTTCGGCGGCTGACGCCGCACTGGCTGCGACGGCCCAGCAGAGCACCCAGCGGCCCGGCGGGGCCGACAATTTCTATGCAAGTAGCGAGGTCACGGTGCAGAAGGTCACTTTCAAGAACCAGTACCAGATGGCCGTTGCAGGCAACCTCTTCGTTCCCAAGGCCTTGGACCGCGACCAGCGCAGCCCGGCCATCGTCGTGGGCCATCCCATGGGCGCAGTGAAGGAGCAAGGCGCGAATCTCTACGCGACGAAGATGGCGGAGCAAGGCTTCGTCACACTGTCGGTGGACCTCGCGTTCTGGGGCGGCAGCGGTGGCCAGCCCCGCAATGCGGTCTCGCCCGACCTGTACGCCGAGACCTTCAGCGCTGCGGTCGATTTCCTTGGCGGCCAGGCGTTCGTGGACAAGCAGCGGATCGGTGCCATCGGCATTTGCGGCAGCGGCAGCTTCGTCATCAGTGCGGCGAAGATTGATCCGCGCATGAAGGCCATCGCCACAGTCAGCATGTACGACATGGGGGCCGCCAACCGCGATGCGCTCAACCACTCGCAGAGCCTGGAGCAGCGCAAGCAGATCATCGCTGCGGCCGCCGAGCAGCGGCAGGTGGAATTCAATGGTGGCGCGGTCCATTACACCGGCGGCACCGTCCTTGCGCTGGCGGCCGATACGCATCCCATCCAGCGCGAGTTCTTCGATTTCTATCGCACGCCGCGCGGCGAATTCACGCCAAAGGGCGCTTCTGCGCGGACCACCACGCAGCCCACCTTGACCAGCAACGTCAAGTTCATGAACTTCTATCCGTTCAACGACATCGAGATGATCTCCCCGCGGCCCCTGCTGTTCATCACGGGTGACCAGGCTCATTCCAGGGAATTCAGCGAAGACGCCTACCAGCGCGCAGCAGAGCCGAAGGAGCTCTACATCGTTCCGGGGGCCGGTCACGTGGATCTCTATGACCGCGTCACGCTGATTCCGTTCGACAAGCTGGCATCGTTCTTCAACAAGCATCTTGCCGCGGTGGGCGCCCGATGA